aattatggggttttacgtgacaaaaccactttctgattatgaggcacgccgtagtggaggactccggaaatttcgaccacctgcggttctttaacgtgcacctaaatctaagtacacgggtgttttcgcatttcgcccccatcgaaatgcggctgccgtggccggtatccgatcccgcgacctcgtgctcagcagtctaacaccatagccactgagaaaccacggtgGGTCCCGCAGTAGTAGTAAgtctcatttaacctacagtggtgccttatttgaccagtcaaggtggaccaatctgagctcggttataccgcacggacggcactcggctagagaacctggtatttatgacctgcacatgtgtggccaaaCATAActgaggatatatataattttagGAGGTTTTCCGTAAagtgataaaataaaataaaagacattaagaaaaagaaaagggtaaaaaaggaagagaacaggtgatttgaactcctgacccttggatgttgcccggatagatagctcagtcggttggttcgtcaggccccaagTTACGTCAGGAGCAGGAGCGCCGTTGGAACGCTCCTGCTCCGAGcatcatacttacgtggaaagggactgatgtcaTCCACGATAGTCGATTTTTGGTCGATTCCGAGttgttggaaggcatactttcttggaaaaatagccgcccgtggagaagagcgaactcgagcggctttagagactacgaAAATCTTGATCACGTGCTCGGCGAGCGCGTGATCGAATACGctcgttgttgctttgtctctccgtgtagtagttaagagagctagtttaagggaggaggaggaggaaggaaagagtctctgaagcaaaaattGCATCGCCGTGGTTTAAAAGCGCACCCGTTGCACTTTGATCTAATTGCcattggcttggcgctctttggccaaacctggcccttgcgccataaaacaccacgcaTCATAATCATCAAGGAGGCTGCCGATTCCGTCCGCAAGAAAAAGCGCCGGTTACGGCAAAGGCGTCGCCGCGCCCAGAGCAAGTGCCGGGGGAAAGAGGCACTTCCTTTGAGTACTTGGATGCGAAACGTGCCACAGAGAGAGCAAGCCTGGCACACAAAAGATGCGCCTCCCTTAGTACCTCCGCGCCCGTCAGGGAACGAAGCGACATCCAACGAGCGTCCAACCTCTTCGGATGTGGCTTCCGCTACCACAAAGGGCTTCAGGTGGAGACACTCCTTCGACGCTCCCCAAGAGCCGGGAAGGTAATGAAAGGCTTGGAAAGGAAAAGGTGATAGACATGCTTAAACAGCTAGCAAACACTATGCGTATGTTGCTCTCCGTGTTGGCAACGCCAACTGCATTATCTGCCGTGAAGGCGTTAgatgctatggagccgctattagCGGCTCTAAAATAAGTGTGGCAATCATGGCTCTCACGAAAAAACACTGGACATTGGAACGGAAGATACATCACTGTTATACTTCAATGGAATGATCGAGGTCTATGCAGCCGCATATCTGACTTTCAGCAATGGGTTTTGAAATACCGCTTCCCAGTGATCGTGATATGTGAGCCAAATCTCACGTCGGAATTTCGCCTTTCCGGATACATTAATCTCTGGTCACTTGAAGATGGACACAAGAGCAACGTGTTAATGTGTATACGCAGTGACATGACGTTTGTTCGGCACACGATCGCTCCACATGACagcaatatgtgtgtgtgtgtgacactaaAACATAAACTACATGTGTTTTTGATCATCGGCGCCTACATACTTCCTAGACAAATGCTTGACTACATATCTACTGTGTTACAAGGTTCCCCAGACCCTCATGttgttattggagacttcaatgctcatcatccttactggagaagtgccgcaatgaactgtCGGGGTAAGAACTTGATCGACTTCATACACACTGAGGGTATGACTGTCATCAACGATGGGTCTCCAACTTACATCCGCGCTCTACCTACGGAAGTTGCCTAGACCTCACTATCGTATCTCAGAGTCTCCTGCCCTCAGTCAGCTCGTGCTTGGACATAGAACCGCATGGGAGcgatcatataccaacatatgtgcagatgaagCGGTTTGTGCAATCAACTGCATCTGCTGTACACTGCGCTGATTCGTCGACatctcgtcatcgtcacccataaTGTGGCTCTTTCTTcaatctttctttccctcttccccttcccctaACACAGactagctggctagaggaatatacctcaggccgaccactctgcatttcgtatcattaaatctctctctctctctctctctctctgttaattcttgactaattttactttctttcttaatATTGGAGTAAATCTTAAACCTCACTAATCTAtcatcactgcattttaccctaccttACACTTCTACATCTTGCACCATGTTGGTATAGGCAGAAAGaataaaatctatttcatttcttgcttctccatatgggcttttccaggtccactttcttttGCGATGCTTCCTGATGTAGGTGTTCATTATtcccagcttattcctttctgcgaattctaccaacatctctagtgtttctagaatcgatgccgttgttacaaattgcttgttcaccagcctgcttttacCCCGCTTTTGCGTCGAAATCGCCAATTACTACAGTATatcaacgtcttcataaaactgatttaCTCCGTCATCGTTATGACTGCAGATTGAAGTGTAGGGTTTGTTCTATAtctcctatttagctttattacgactactggtACTCTTTCATTTGTgcagtagaattcgtcaatgtttccCTTTATACTTATGGAATAGATGTTCTACCCCGTATTCATTCGTATCTGGGAGTCGTCTATAGCAAAGCATGTGGCATGTACAAGGCTCTGTACTCTGCTGTACTGTACAAGGCTCACCAGTTCTTCAAACCTCACTAAGACCAATGATATCCCagacaatgtctgatagttcctcagagtCCTGCGAAGCTAGCTTCACTCGGGAGGGTTCGTGTATTGAGCGTTGCCAGGTTCGacttccagtggcggcctgtccgtgtCCAGaggttcttagcaccctctactgcgttgcaggtctgaccaccgccttggtcaggtgctccgcaatatctggggactgagggccatggtttAACTGTAGTAGTCATGATGGAggcagtggccgaatactgcaccagggaggccaattcctgttctggtcaGGGAGTGTCATGTTGAAGCTTTGTGGGGAtttctaatttggttgcacctgtaCTAGTAAAGACCCACTGGATCTCTGCATTTTTGCCGgcgtcaggcgccactccaagcctggagatgtagtgtactggaggAGGATTGGCTTTCACGACCATCAGATGTGTTCTGCTTCTGCCCCACGCCCCCACCTCAGTCACATAGCTACAAATGGAACATTTATAATAGGACACTTAGAAAAACGAGGATTTGGACTTCTGACCATAGCAATCAAGCAACCGAGACAACTCAGTCAGATAACCATGTAGGCGGCGAGGCCAGGTTATGGCGGAAAAGACCTGCCCACGGGAGCCTACATGTTTAAAAACTCACTTCAATTATCCGCACCAGTCAGACATGATGTATACACTTCGCGCAAAGTACAATGAAATGCTTACCTGAACAAGGCATGTGCCACATCTAGGGCTGGGCCTGTCAAATGATCAAATACAGACGCGACATGTACACTTCGCGCATGTGGACAGCAATAGTGGACAACCAAAGTGATTACAAGAACGAGTTAAACTAGGACAAATCTGTCGATCGGCAGTAAAGACTAAGCTGTGATTAATTTATGCTATGAAGAAGTAGAAAGCTATCGGAGGGCTCCTCACCGCAATAGGTAGGTGGATATTCTCAATCATTCCATTGTCTGTGGCCGCGTCGAGAGGCGCGAGTGaaatgtaaccgcaatgtttaccgggaaacactggcagcgaacgctatgcacgaaggcgagctttctgctaTAACGCgatctcttgcgtgggccgaccTTTCATTGTTGCGCACGTTccatatttcagtctgagaacaTTTAGCATAAAGGCATGCGTAATCGGTGTGTTGTTTCATTACAATTGTTTGTTTATAGGCTGCTCttctcaaaatttcgaggaataactttgtaaagaattcAAGACAAAGTATGAGCAACATTTGTGACAGAACTTTACTATCGTATTCAGGAAACGCAACTTCAGGAGTGATGCCTAGTGTTTCCTCCGGCGCGTTCACGATTTAAGTAAGCATGGGCTTCAGCTTAAGTTGCGTTGAATACAGGAGCTAGTGCCGCCTGGAATATTTTTTTACTCTCCCGGTGCCAGCGCCGGCTGTGACGCCGACAACGTATTTTCCACGGCACTAAAATACCAAAGTTTCATATAATAATTGCTACagcgaactgtggcgctagtgtctacgggagctgcaatgagaaCGATTGCAACAGCAGGGTAATTATGGgaaatacatggatttgcctaaacttcgtcctttttgcttgaaacggctttgcgactttgtaaactcgtcattctCAATAATGCACTGCGTAATAAATTACTAACAAACATCTTTAAAATTGTCTGACAGGAGAATTCGAACACGGGagctctagcacagaagcctgatattgaaactatTAAGCCACGGACGCGTGTATCGACAAGCgtatgaaacgcccttatgaatttatcgcgggcatgccagcgTCTTGAGACATTTGGATCGTTTCGATTTGACCACCTCGACAATCTCAATCCTTGCCATTAATggcaattgtgcgtgttcgcggtGTCTTCTGCACATCCAAGAGTATACATTGCGCTGAAATTCACGACAATATGATAGCGAAatgtacaaagccacaagaacgtctgaatccacaagcacgaagttcagacaaatccatgtacttcccatcattcccatggtggcacAATGAGTGCAGGGCCAGAGTTCCCTttagtaattattgtacgaaactaTGTAAAATACCACGGCGCCACTCGATTCTAAGGCGCGCAGCTTCCGCGACGCTCCGACGCCATTCATATTAAACTTACATCGCTGTGCCGTTGTTCTCCGACGTGGGCGGCGTTCGCACATTAAAGAAGTTAGAACTGCCGGAATTATTTACTagtaaaaaaaactgcatttgtcTGGCGGATTCATGGGCGCGTTCGGGGGACAGTGGAAGGCTTCTGCGAAAACAGGCGAGTTCTTGGCCGGAATGTTGCACTCATCGCGCATGGTCTGCGGCCGCTTTGCGCACACTGCGTAACAGTACGCCAGGAAGAAGATCTGTAAGTCTGTGAACGCTTCCAGATGAAGTACCTTGAAGTCCTCCAGAGCTCGAAAGTCAACCGCCACGGCCGCCGAGAAGCCCTCGTAAGCAATCTCCAGCCCGGGCATGACGGGCAGCGCACGCATCGGGCGCCACAGCGAACTGTTCGAGCCAGAGTGGACGTTGCAGTTAGCCTTGATCTCGTGCACTGCTGCCGCCTCTGCTCCGAGCCACAGTCGGTGCTTGCCCAAGTCGTCCACCTTTACACCGACATCGTCGAATGTCCTGGCCATCTGTCGAGCCACGAAGGAGCCTAGGCCACCGTATTTCATCGCCAGCGTCGCCTCCTTGTAGTACATCGGCGGGCTCAGATTCACTAACGCGAGCATCATCAAGTCTGGCAGGTAGAGGTAACGCTCACGACCGAACCGGGGAAACATGCGAACGCTGTACACGTCTGCGAAGAACTTGTGGTTGCGTAGCGCCCGGTAGATCTCAGACGTCTTGACTAGATTCGTCATGAAGGTCTTGCCGCGCATTTCGGGAAAGATGGCGTACAGCCTATCGCGTTTCTTAGCGTCGAAGAAGCTGTCCCCTGGCAGTATGGTGCGGGTCATCTTGTCCAGCTTCGAGAAGATCATCTGCTTGCTATCGTGGTCCATCCAGCTGAGCTTGTTTAATAGGCGCTTCGTCTGCCCGTCGATTTGGTGCAGGAAACTGGTGATGTGAAGTCGGTTCTCCGTCGGGCCGAAACGCTCGGTTAGCGTCGTCGCCCAGCCGAGCAGCCCTAGACGAGATTCGACGTATTCCATGCAGCCGCGCTCCTTCATCTGTGTAAGGTTCGTGTAGATGCCGCCGAATCTTAGCGAAGGTTCCCCGTATACAGCCCAGAGGTGCGTCTGAATGAACATCCACGAGAGCCCGATGATCAGCTTGTCGTGGTCCATGCCCTTCAGTAGCTTGTCGATGCTCTCCAATATTTTGCAATCCTCGATAATCACGGTGTCCCCGCCGGTCCATACGAACTCCCTGTCGTGCTTCCTCAGAAGAGCGAGCCACGAGCCCACTGGAACAGACGGCGTCTTGTAGTCCAGGGCGGTAACTTCGAACCATTCTTGCCGAGGAGTGTCGTATAGGAACTCGAGCTTCGCGTTGACAAAGGCCGTCTCGATGCCAAGGAGGTCAGCTGCTCCCACGCCAGACTGCGCACTGCTGGTGTTGAGGACTTGGTAGTACGCGTTCACGTAATCCTCGTATGTTTTGATCGTCCTGACACCGCGCGACTTCTCCTCCCACACGGCATCCAGGCGACCGCGGGAGACGAGCAGCGCGGTGGAATTCCTTACGCTAACGGTGCCGAGGTCAAAAAGGAAGTTCATTTCCCAGTTCAGCGCCAGGTTCACCATGATGTCGAGCGGGTGCGTTGCGCCGCTGGGCTTTCGCTCGGGCCAGGGCAGGCCCAAGGAGTGCCGGAGATCCGCGAATTCTTTCAGGTTCTCCTGCGCCCACTTACCGGCCATGGTGCAGCTCTCGAAGAACTGCGTCGCCTTGCTGCGATACGTCAGGTCGGCTTTAGCTTCCCCGATAGCCAGATCCAAGGCGGCAGCCACCATGCGGGACTCGGTCGTCTCTCGTCGCTTGGGGTCGCTCCATCCGCCGCACACGAACGCGTGAAAGTCTTGGCACGGGTCGACCGACCAGTTGACGGCCGCGCGTAGCTCTCGGCCAAAGGCAGCGCAGTCGTCACTCTTGCACGTGTCCACGCGCTCTCGGGGTTTTTCCAGGTTGCTCATGTAGATGAAAGCCGCGATCGCGGCTATCAAGAGGGCCAGCGCTGGGACGACCACCAGCATGATCACCTTGCCGCGGTGCATGGCCTTTTCTTGAGCTTTCTCATTCGCTTTGACGTGCTGCGAGAGAGGTTGACATATTTAAACCATGGCTCTAGGAATGTAAAACGTCAGACGCCAAGCTCCACAGTAATTTTAGAGTCTCTTTGGCTTGGAATTATCGCGTGGTGGGACAAAGTCCTGAACAACGTCACATCCATAGGCGGGTACTAAAAACAGACAATGAGCGTTGCATCTGAACGTCGTTAATGTTACGCACTCTTTTCAGCGAGAACAAGGGATACAGGGTGGACTTTTGGCAAAATAAGCCTCCAAAGGCAGCATTGCTAGAGGAAAGCCCTGTGCGACGCTGAACAGTCGAGCGCCGGTGAAGCAGTTCGCTCAAATATAAAAGGCCTCAGCGCCCAGCGTGCGCTCCTCATTCTTCACTCGAAACGCTTTTCCACCAAAGATGTATTTCCGGCTCTTGTAGAACTTCTTCGAAACTGTTCTAAAGCTTTCTCAAAAGCTGTGCGCCCAATCCCATCAGCTTTTGCGCATGCTCCGTTGAATGTGAGACAGCGTGCCAAAAAGCCCCCGCGGTAACGAGTGCACACTTCGTGACACTTCAAAACGTAGATTCAAAATAAGAGGGTATCCCATATACGTGTGCCAAGCTTCAACGAGAAATACAAAACCGCTCATTGAGAGTAAGAATTCCCACAAGCGACGTAGTGGCTGCGACGTCAGCATGCGTATTACCGTGATCCCAATTCACCTGAAACATTGAATTTTAACCCAGTcccatattatttttttcatgcgaGAGCATGAAATTGTCCATTGATGATAAAAGCCGGTGTCTCTCGTCTGGACAAGCGAAAGATGGCACCGATATTCCCATTGACTGCGGCGCCAGGTCACGAGCACGCCTGGACGGAGCACAGcgagcgaaagggaacacctgctgctgccaTAGCACGCCAGGTCTTGCgagaggggagagggcattgtTGTGACGCCACGTCATGCTCGCTTTCGGAAGCCTGTGTCATCCGCGCGTTCATTGCCCGCGCAAGCTCTCatctgcgttctaactgcgcctggGTAAGGCCAAAACAAAACGTTCCAAGGCTCCTAGCTAGTGGGACTGTACACTCTGCTTTATGAGGTCATGCTAACTGGACaaaaattttcattgccaagcccggcgtgctgAACGcggcgacgtcaaaatcaccgcggcttactccgGAACATCCCGAGGAGATTCTATTGCCGTCAGGCACGGaccgaagtgcaccggccttgtgccatctaggaagcgttggccaagcgtctcaacacgctcgcttgcctgcgagctgttcataactcgaaggacctcTCAGCTGCGTTCAACTGGataatgctttcgcatgcacATCTCATGAGAAGTGCGTAGGCGTCCTGGGTTATTTTTCTACAAACCCAATATTtcagcgaagctttgtctgcatAAAGCGATTAGTCATTAAACGACAAATGTTTTATTTCCCCGGAACGCATTCAGCAGAAATCAAATTAGTACTTGTTTAATAACTGTGTGCGTTGTCCACGGAGAACGCTTTGAAATACGCTGCTAAGGAGCAGAGCTTTATTACTGCAGAGCTCAATACATTCTGAAGCTGTTCCAAATATTCTTAATCCGAAGCATTCTTTGCgtcattcttggcactttgcgATAGGTAGGTTTCTTTCTGACCTCGTTTTAATCAAAGGAAAATAATGTGTGACAGATGGTGGGATTTAACTTCTTCCGTGGAGCATAGCAGCCATGTGCTCCTAGCACTATACAACGTtccctttttcgttctttttttttctttattgcctgtttctgcaacgtcacaaacaaaaaataaaaatatttacaaCATTCCCACTGTCCGCGTTAAACGAACACCAGTGCATCTGGCGCCAATGCGTACATTCTAAGTTTCATGTGTAAGTGGAGCTCTACATGGGCTAACCAGTCTGGGACACTTCTCtttatattttcattttttttctttaaaaaacgcGTCACACTCTCAAGTATTGACGCGCCGAACAGGCATCCACATCGGCGTGCACAACTGCCATCCTGCACCTCCATATGCTATGGAGTACAATCAGCATGATTAGATCAATTAGTGGCCCGTCCTCACTTTCTACAGGGAGATACCGAATGCCTGGGGGATCCGagagtaattttttttactggtaCACCGCAGAAGGTCCCGTAGAAACACGGCGTCCCAGCACCCGAGGAACACATGATCTGTCGTTTCCTCTTTTCTACATATTATGCAGTGCGTTCCCCATGACACGTATATGCCCTTTTCTGTCAGCTTAGGTTTGACACAGCAAGCATACATGTATGTAGTTgggaaaaaaaatgctttcattCTTGCAGGTACCATCATTTTATTTACCCTCTTTAGTACACCTTTCTCTCGTCCTACAGAGTACTCTGACCTATTCAAAGGAACAAGAAGTATAACATCACACAGGGCCTTGTCCAAGCTTTTTCATGTCACAGCAGCGAAATATTCAAGCGGAAAACCGAGCAGACAGGCTAGAAGTACTTCTTTTAGAAAGTCATGTACGCTCCCTGCCAATTTATTCGCGGATACGACAATGTACGGCAGTTGTTTGCTCAGATGAAGCTGGCCCATTGTGCGTGGAAAGTTTTACTGACCGGAAACAAGTTACCGGCACTTGCTCTGGAAAACATTAACCATTTACAACCATTGCATTCTCTTGTCCTACCGTGTGATTCGGTCCACTGTACTTGCCAGTACGGTTCATGGTCCTTGTAGTATTGCAAGGGTGCCCCTAGATATTACACCGGTGTGTTAGCAAAATTGATGTCAGCGCAAATATCTGGCATCCCAAGCCAGTCACCATGCCAGAACTCCAGGCATTTTTTCCAATTCACCGGATTTCCGCTTACGGAACAATGTTTTTTAACCTTTTCCACAGCATGCACAATgctgtcattattattattattattattattcatcagcctggttacgcccactgcagggcaaaggcctctcccatacttctccaacaaccccggtcacgtactaattgtggccatgccgtccctgcaaacttcttaatctcatccgcccacctaactttctgccgcccctgctacgcttcccttcccttgggatccagtccgtaacccttaatgaccatcggttatcttccctcctcattacatgtcctgcccatgcccatttctttttcttgatttcaactaagatgtcattaactcgcgtttgttccctcacccaatctgctcttttcttatcccttaacgttacacctatcattcttctttccatagctcgttgtgtcgtcctcaatttgagtagaacccttttcgtaagcctccaggtttctgccccgtaggtgagtactggtaagacacagctattatatacttttctcttgagggataacggcaacctgctgttcatgatctgagaatgcctgcgaaacgcaacccagcccattcttattcttctgattatttccgtctcatgatccggatccgccgtcactacctgccctaagtagatgtattcccttacgacttccagtgcctcgctgcctattgtaaatggctgttctcttccgagactgttaagcattactttagttttctgcatattaatttttagacctactcttctgctttgcctctccaggtcagtgagcatgcattgcaattggtcccctgagttactaagcaaggcaatatcatcagcgaatcgcaagttactaaggtattctccattaacttttatccccaattcttcccaatccaggtctctgaatacctcctgtaaacacgctgtgaatagcattggagatatcgtatttccctgcctgacgcctttctttattgggattttgttgcttgctttatggaggactacggtggctgtggagccgctatagatatcttccagtatttttacatatggctcatctacaccctgattgcgtaatgcctccatgactgctgaggtttcgactgaatcaaacgctttttcgtaatcaatgaaagctatatataagggtcggttatattctgcacatttctctatcacttgattgatagtgcgaatatggtctattgttgagtagcctttacggaatcctgcgtggtcctttggttgacagaagtctaaggtgttcctgattctatttgcaattaccttagtaaatactttgtaggcaacggacagtaagctgatcggtctataatttttcaagtctttggcgtcccctttcttatggattaggattatgttagcgttcttccaagattccggtacgctcgaggtcatgaggcattgcgtatacaggttggccagtttctctagaacaatctgtccaccatccttcaacaaatctgctgttacctgatcctccccagctgccttccccctttgcatatctcctaaggctttctttacttcttccggcgttacgctcgggatttcgaattcctctagactattttctcttccattatcgtcgtgggtgccactggtactgtataaatctctatagaactcctcagccacttgaactatctcatccatattagtaatgatattgccggctttgtctcttaacgcatacatctgattcttgccaattcctagtttcttcttcactgtttttaggcttcctccgctcctgagagcatgttcaattctgtccatattatacttccttatgtcagctgtcttacgcttgttgattaacttcgaaagttctgccagttctattctagctgtagggttagatgctttcatacattggcgtttcttgatcagatctttcgtctcctgcgatagtttgctggtatcctgcctagcggagttaccaccgacttccattgcacactccttaatgatggccacaagattgtcgttcattgcttcaacactaaggtcctcttgctgagttaaagctgaatacctgttctgtagcttgatctggaattcctctattttccctcttaccgctaactcattgatcggcttcttatgtaccagtttcttccgttccctcctcaggtctaggctaattcgagttcttaccatcctgtggtcactgcagcgcaccttgccgagcacgtccacatcttgtatgatgatagggttagcgcagagtatgaagtctatttcatttctagtctcgccgttctggctcctccacgtccactttcggctatcccgcttgaggaagaaggtattcattatcctcatattattctgttccgcaaactctactaataactctcctctgctattcctagtgcctatgccatattccccgctgccttgtctccagcctgcttcttgcctaccttggcattaaaatcgcccattagtatagtgtacttagttttcactctacccaccgccgattccacgtcttcatagaagctttcgacttcctggtcatcatgactggatgtaggggcgtagacctgtacaaccttcattttgtacctcttattaagtttcacaacaagttTAACAATTAAGTTTAACAATTAATTAACAAAATTTAACAATTTAACACAACAATTAAGTTTCACATCAATGCTGTCATACCCTGGACAAATGACATTGCTATCTTTCTACGCGCTATATCACGAGCGCACGCATAATACTCTAGTTCCAAAGGCGGCCAGCTTTCTGAAACACTCAGCGCGTTCGCCACGTGCCGCTTCCTCGCCTGCTTTCCTTGTGACAACTCGCGCTTTCAGGGCCGCATTAGGCTGCAGTATATCCCAGACCTAGGCGCTTTCCTCAGCACTTCCTTCGTAGCAGTTTGGGCTATTTTAAAAACTCCGGCGTTGTGCCGACATCAAGTTCGCCCCAGTTTTTCATGTTTTAACCCTTGTTCGCCGGAGTACAAATGCAATCGTCATTTTAACATACGCcacatgacatagccataggTACGTACCAGTGTGCGTCACGTAGCTGCTTATGACGTCTCAAACCGTATTTATCTCGCTTACGCTCGTCCGCTACCCACGCATAACCCAAGCAATCGCCATGTCGTAAGCTCACGCCGAACGGCCTGCACAGATGTGCCTTCGCGTCCGTACGACGGTCTTCGACCTTGCCGACGCCGCGCTG
The sequence above is a segment of the Dermacentor variabilis isolate Ectoservices chromosome 7, ASM5094787v1, whole genome shotgun sequence genome. Coding sequences within it:
- the LOC142589037 gene encoding neprilysin-1-like — translated: MVTSKEKHVKANEKAQEKAMHRGKVIMLVVVPALALLIAAIAAFIYMSNLEKPRERVDTCKSDDCAAFGRELRAAVNWSVDPCQDFHAFVCGGWSDPKRRETTESRMVAAALDLAIGEAKADLTYRSKATQFFESCTMAGKWAQENLKEFADLRHSLGLPWPERKPSGATHPLDIMVNLALNWEMNFLFDLGTVSVRNSTALLVSRGRLDAVWEEKSRGVRTIKTYEDYVNAYYQVLNTSSAQSGVGAADLLGIETAFVNAKLEFLYDTPRQEWFEVTALDYKTPSVPVGSWLALLRKHDREFVWTGGDTVIIEDCKILESIDKLLKGMDHDKLIIGLSWMFIQTHLWAVYGEPSLRFGGIYTNLTQMKERGCMEYVESRLGLLGWATTLTERFGPTENRLHITSFLHQIDGQTKRLLNKLSWMDHDSKQMIFSKLDKMTRTILPGDSFFDAKKRDRLYAIFPEMRGKTFMTNLVKTSEIYRALRNHKFFADVYSVRMFPRFGRERYLYLPDLMMLALVNLSPPMYYKEATLAMKYGGLGSFVARQMARTFDDVGVKVDDLGKHRLWLGAEAAAVHEIKANCNVHSGSNSSLWRPMRALPVMPGLEIAYEGFSAAVAVDFRALEDFKVLHLEAFTDLQIFFLAYCYAVCAKRPQTMRDECNIPAKNSPVFAEAFHCPPNAPMNPPDKCSFFY